In Mytilus edulis chromosome 6, xbMytEdul2.2, whole genome shotgun sequence, the following proteins share a genomic window:
- the LOC139528660 gene encoding DNA-directed RNA polymerase II subunit RPB11-like isoform X1: protein MNAPPTFESFLLFDGEKKITIEKDTKVPNAAIFTVNKEDHTLGNMICSQLWKDPQVLFSGYKNPHPLEHKFVLRVQTTSDYSPQDALTNAITDLISEFSLLEERFKDAVRERQDGDI, encoded by the exons ATGAATGCGCCTCCGACTTTTGAGTCTTTCCTTCTGTTTGACGGCGAAAAGAA AATCACTATTGAAAAAGACACTAAAGTACCAAATGCTGCAATATTTACAGTGAATAAAGAAGATCACACACTAGGAAACATGATCTGTTC ACAGTTATGGAAAGACCCACAAGTTTTGTTTTCTGGATATAAAAACCCGCATCCATTGGAGCACAAATTTGTGTTAAGAGTACAGACGACCTCAGACTACAGTCCTCAGGATGCATTGACCAATGCCATCACTGATCTCATTAGTGAGTTCTCACTTCTAGAAGAAAGATTCAAG gaTGCAGTAAGAGAACGACAGGATGGTGACATATGA
- the LOC139528660 gene encoding DNA-directed RNA polymerase II subunit RPB11-like isoform X2 — protein MKIDSDTFVLIFNVYFRITIEKDTKVPNAAIFTVNKEDHTLGNMICSQLWKDPQVLFSGYKNPHPLEHKFVLRVQTTSDYSPQDALTNAITDLISEFSLLEERFKDAVRERQDGDI, from the exons ATGAAGATAGATTCagatacatttgtacttatatttaatgtatatttCAGAATCACTATTGAAAAAGACACTAAAGTACCAAATGCTGCAATATTTACAGTGAATAAAGAAGATCACACACTAGGAAACATGATCTGTTC ACAGTTATGGAAAGACCCACAAGTTTTGTTTTCTGGATATAAAAACCCGCATCCATTGGAGCACAAATTTGTGTTAAGAGTACAGACGACCTCAGACTACAGTCCTCAGGATGCATTGACCAATGCCATCACTGATCTCATTAGTGAGTTCTCACTTCTAGAAGAAAGATTCAAG gaTGCAGTAAGAGAACGACAGGATGGTGACATATGA